One window from the genome of [Clostridium] celerecrescens 18A encodes:
- a CDS encoding class I adenylate-forming enzyme family protein, translated as MIRDLFMYQTNLKKQAIIDGDTSITLQDLVQKAAAIQACLPRNDWKIAAIFLPDGSDYIAALFGIFLLGKTAFPISARLTKHEVTPLLDQTSTDIIITSIRFRSFFDEIKSMDVPDLRVVYVEECLLGESMPVLSGNSPGPDEPIILLTTSGSTGRVKIVPLSERNVETSVLGYIDKMCFEEMDEKKIRYILAAPFSSAYGIMILCACLMKAFPIVLLKEDFTLDSFYKAVQENRVTHYEGGAMVPLLMEQTAGRPVPYDIHLLKYFGFGGSKVSGTTLKKLLTAYPGIQLWQGYGMTEAAPLITKCSKISLEKLDSVGKAIKGIKISIEADGEITDIPYTNGEILVKGPNVMSGYYKNEEETKKVLKHGYLYTGDLGYLDEDGYLYICGRKKNVIIVRGFNVYPEEVEACILNSLLVNDCVVYGETDPLGVETVCADIIPADPLARQEKIEEEIRAYCKAHLSGFKQPRKIQIVDAIRKTASGKNERRKGEQL; from the coding sequence ATGATCAGAGATTTGTTCATGTATCAAACAAACCTGAAAAAACAAGCGATTATTGACGGAGATACAAGTATTACGTTGCAGGACCTGGTTCAAAAAGCCGCGGCAATACAGGCCTGCCTGCCCAGGAATGATTGGAAAATCGCCGCAATATTTTTACCGGATGGGAGCGATTATATCGCTGCTCTTTTTGGAATATTCCTGTTGGGTAAAACAGCATTTCCTATAAGTGCCCGCTTGACAAAACATGAAGTGACTCCTCTCCTGGACCAGACCTCCACAGATATAATCATTACTTCCATAAGATTCCGTTCGTTTTTTGATGAGATAAAATCCATGGATGTACCTGATTTACGGGTGGTTTACGTTGAAGAATGCCTGCTGGGAGAATCCATGCCGGTTCTTTCCGGAAATAGCCCGGGTCCGGATGAACCCATAATTCTGCTAACAACATCAGGTTCTACAGGCAGGGTGAAAATTGTACCTCTTTCAGAAAGGAATGTTGAAACTTCCGTTTTGGGTTATATCGATAAAATGTGTTTTGAGGAGATGGATGAGAAGAAAATCAGATACATCCTTGCAGCTCCGTTTTCTTCTGCTTACGGAATAATGATCCTGTGTGCATGTCTCATGAAAGCGTTCCCTATCGTTCTTCTTAAGGAAGATTTTACTTTGGACTCCTTTTATAAAGCGGTTCAGGAGAATAGAGTAACCCACTATGAGGGTGGGGCAATGGTTCCCCTTTTGATGGAACAGACAGCGGGCAGGCCCGTTCCTTATGATATTCATTTATTAAAATATTTTGGATTTGGAGGAAGCAAAGTTTCCGGTACCACATTGAAAAAACTTTTAACAGCATATCCGGGAATCCAGCTATGGCAAGGCTACGGGATGACAGAAGCAGCCCCGTTAATTACAAAATGCTCGAAAATCAGTTTAGAGAAACTGGATTCCGTAGGAAAGGCGATAAAAGGAATTAAAATATCCATAGAAGCTGACGGGGAGATTACGGATATTCCTTATACCAATGGGGAAATTCTTGTAAAGGGACCAAATGTGATGTCGGGATATTACAAAAATGAAGAGGAAACTAAGAAGGTACTGAAACATGGCTATTTGTATACGGGTGATCTTGGTTACCTGGATGAAGATGGCTATTTGTATATCTGCGGTCGGAAGAAAAACGTAATAATTGTCAGAGGATTCAACGTATATCCGGAAGAAGTGGAAGCCTGTATCTTAAACAGTCTGCTTGTAAATGACTGTGTTGTTTATGGAGAAACGGATCCTTTAGGAGTTGAAACCGTATGCGCAGATATCATTCCGGCCGATCCTCTGGCAAGGCAGGAAAAAATCGAGGAAGAAATCAGGGCTTACTGCAAAGCGCATTTATCAGGTTTTAAACAGCCCCGGAAAATACAAATAGTCGATGCGATCAGAAAAACTGCATCTGGAAAAAATGAAAGGAGAAAAGGGGAACAACTATGA
- a CDS encoding acyl carrier protein, which yields MINDEIIHMIEEAAQFPVSDRKTNLYKDMGLDSLSFIHLLLKIEDTYSITFDITEMESCLEVGRLIELAEKKVKEKNIK from the coding sequence ATGATCAATGACGAAATTATCCATATGATAGAGGAAGCGGCCCAGTTTCCGGTTTCTGACAGAAAGACGAATCTGTATAAGGATATGGGGCTTGACTCCCTTTCTTTCATCCATCTTTTACTTAAGATAGAAGATACGTATTCCATTACCTTTGATATTACGGAAATGGAATCTTGTCTGGAAGTCGGCCGGTTGATTGAACTGGCTGAGAAGAAAGTAAAGGAGAAAAATATAAAATGA
- a CDS encoding collagen-like domain-containing protein, with product MNKCRNCNENCCLDENRCCNSSGSQCCRCCVGPTGPQGIPGPTGPTGPTGPTGAQGPMGLQGPVGPMGPMGPRGPIGPTGSTGPTGPVGPAGATGPTGPAGATGATGPTGSTGPTGPIGLTGATGPTGPTGAAGATGPTGSTGPIGLTGATGPTGPTGPIGPTGLTGATGPTGATGPTGPTGPTGSTGLTGATGPTGPTGLTGSTGPTGPTGSTGPIGLTGATGPTGATGPTGPAGTGTNMSGVIPFAIDDEYAEVSTDDLGNPSIIHFAGFEANAINSGRPTQLQEGDWAAGTITFDFANYDQFYRSCFVMPYDAVVKNIYVLFGAKMSLFLPEGSTLFPFAALAVLTSDTPGQMTGGMVFTILQDTLTYSDPFIAPVGGGQVPKYTLERGSLTDINALIPAGSLVGIIVGCRAEGVTSELFVRFSVSGGILLD from the coding sequence ATGAATAAATGTAGAAATTGTAATGAAAATTGCTGCCTTGATGAAAATCGCTGCTGTAACTCATCAGGATCGCAATGTTGCAGATGCTGCGTGGGACCAACAGGACCACAAGGCATACCAGGGCCAACTGGCCCGACTGGGCCAACCGGCCCGACTGGAGCTCAAGGACCGATGGGACTACAAGGACCTGTTGGACCGATGGGACCAATGGGACCACGGGGACCTATTGGGCCGACTGGATCTACTGGACCGACTGGTCCTGTTGGCCCGGCCGGAGCAACCGGTCCTACCGGCCCCGCGGGAGCTACCGGAGCAACTGGGCCAACCGGCTCTACCGGACCTACTGGCCCTATAGGGCTTACCGGAGCAACCGGCCCTACTGGCCCGACCGGAGCTGCCGGAGCAACCGGCCCGACCGGATCCACCGGCCCCATTGGGCTTACCGGAGCAACTGGCCCTACTGGCCCGACCGGACCTATTGGTCCCACCGGACTTACCGGAGCAACCGGCCCAACCGGAGCAACCGGCCCCACAGGCCCCACCGGTCCTACTGGTTCCACCGGACTCACCGGAGCAACCGGCCCTACTGGTCCCACCGGTCTTACCGGATCCACTGGACCTACTGGCCCGACCGGATCCACTGGCCCCATAGGACTTACCGGTGCGACTGGGCCCACCGGGGCAACTGGACCTACCGGACCTGCAGGAACGGGCACCAATATGTCGGGAGTGATTCCCTTTGCCATTGACGATGAATATGCCGAGGTTTCCACGGATGACCTGGGCAATCCGTCAATTATTCATTTTGCTGGATTTGAAGCAAATGCAATTAATTCAGGCAGGCCTACACAGCTTCAAGAGGGTGACTGGGCAGCTGGAACGATTACATTTGACTTCGCTAACTATGATCAATTTTACCGTAGTTGTTTTGTTATGCCTTATGATGCAGTCGTAAAAAATATTTATGTATTATTTGGTGCCAAAATGTCACTGTTCCTACCGGAGGGATCTACACTGTTTCCGTTTGCTGCCCTTGCAGTTTTAACTTCAGATACACCTGGGCAGATGACAGGCGGGATGGTGTTTACCATACTTCAGGATACCCTGACTTATTCTGATCCGTTTATAGCGCCGGTAGGTGGAGGGCAGGTTCCCAAATATACACTGGAAAGAGGTTCCCTGACAGACATCAATGCCTTGATCCCGGCGGGTTCCCTTGTTGGAATTATTGTCGGATGCAGAGCAGAAGGTGTTACGTCGGAACTATTCGTCAGGTTCTCAGTAAGTGGTGGAATTTTGCTTGACTAA
- the lsrF gene encoding 3-hydroxy-5-phosphonooxypentane-2,4-dione thiolase, which translates to MADLDGMKVEHDYHLDEPFANNKPFYVKGAGHLDWGMKKHLSNIFDENSGNTVMFAFDHGYFMGSVSGLERLDLVVPKLLPNIDVLMGTRGAIRSCVPAEGRKGIALRVTSGSSMLDEDLSHEVLAVDIEDVIRMNADCMAVQTFIGGDGQLSSLDNLSKAVNLGMRYSIPTMGVVAVGKQMERSDRFFKLATRIVAELGANIIKTYYCENFEEVVSACPVPIVVAGGKKLPEKEALELAYNSISQGAKGVDMGRNIFQSQSPVEMSAAVRKIVHEGFTAKEAFEFYLDMIHQ; encoded by the coding sequence ATGGCAGATTTGGATGGAATGAAAGTAGAACATGATTATCACCTGGATGAACCATTTGCAAACAATAAGCCTTTTTACGTAAAGGGAGCGGGTCATCTGGATTGGGGAATGAAGAAGCACTTATCGAATATTTTTGATGAGAACAGCGGAAATACGGTGATGTTTGCCTTTGATCATGGATATTTTATGGGTTCTGTATCTGGCCTGGAGAGACTTGATTTGGTGGTGCCTAAGCTGCTTCCTAATATCGATGTTCTAATGGGGACAAGAGGGGCGATCAGGAGTTGTGTGCCGGCAGAAGGAAGGAAAGGCATTGCACTGCGTGTCACCTCCGGTTCTTCTATGCTTGACGAGGACTTGTCCCATGAAGTTCTTGCCGTTGACATAGAGGATGTGATTCGTATGAATGCGGATTGTATGGCGGTTCAAACGTTTATCGGAGGGGATGGACAGCTTTCAAGCCTTGATAATCTGTCAAAAGCGGTAAATTTGGGTATGCGCTACAGCATTCCTACCATGGGAGTTGTGGCAGTAGGAAAGCAGATGGAGCGATCAGACCGGTTCTTTAAGCTGGCTACCCGCATTGTGGCGGAGTTAGGAGCCAATATCATAAAAACCTACTACTGTGAAAACTTTGAAGAAGTGGTATCTGCCTGCCCTGTTCCCATAGTGGTGGCAGGAGGCAAGAAACTTCCGGAAAAAGAAGCTCTGGAGCTTGCATATAACTCCATCAGCCAGGGGGCAAAAGGAGTTGATATGGGAAGAAATATCTTCCAGAGCCAAAGCCCTGTGGAGATGAGTGCGGCTGTCCGTAAGATCGTACACGAAGGATTTACTGCGAAAGAGGCATTTGAGTTCTATCTGGATATGATTCATCAGTAA
- a CDS encoding substrate-binding domain-containing protein — protein MRKAIAIVLAGLMAASLTACGSSGKPAAASNAPAGETKTESKAEESKDNTGSSGISGKTVAFIPKLTGNAFFESANAGAQKYGKTWDITVDYQGSANAAVADQVQVINNAVASGVDALCVSSVDATGLDSALKEAADAGLTVVTWDSDVSDTVRTLMVSQGTPEMLGKMLVDMGVDSLTKRGKDVKADAVKYCWHYSQATVADQNSWQVAGEAYIKENYPNWVNVAPNNYYSEQDAEKAVSIGASILEANPDIDLIICNDSTALPGQCKAAQNKGLTKEDVTITGFASPMSIKDYCDAGVIEQWGLWDCQVQGAIGCYLAAYLSAGNQVKVGDKIDIPEIGTVEVMPNDCLVEGATTAEVNNGVVLLPERTVFNKDNMNNYDF, from the coding sequence ATGAGAAAAGCAATAGCAATTGTATTGGCAGGACTGATGGCGGCATCGCTGACTGCTTGCGGCAGCTCTGGAAAACCGGCGGCAGCATCTAATGCACCAGCTGGTGAAACGAAAACAGAATCAAAAGCAGAAGAAAGCAAAGATAATACCGGTTCTTCTGGTATTTCTGGAAAAACTGTTGCATTTATTCCTAAGCTGACAGGAAATGCATTTTTTGAATCCGCCAATGCGGGAGCACAGAAGTATGGAAAGACATGGGATATTACAGTTGACTATCAGGGAAGTGCTAATGCGGCTGTAGCTGACCAGGTTCAGGTAATCAACAATGCGGTGGCAAGCGGCGTGGATGCCCTTTGTGTTTCTTCCGTAGATGCAACGGGGCTTGACTCCGCGTTAAAAGAGGCTGCTGATGCAGGTCTGACTGTGGTCACATGGGATTCTGATGTTTCAGATACGGTACGTACGTTGATGGTTTCACAGGGAACTCCTGAGATGCTTGGGAAGATGCTGGTAGATATGGGAGTGGATTCTTTAACAAAACGGGGGAAAGATGTTAAAGCTGACGCGGTGAAATACTGTTGGCACTATTCCCAGGCAACGGTAGCGGATCAGAATTCCTGGCAGGTTGCGGGAGAGGCCTACATCAAAGAGAACTATCCTAACTGGGTGAATGTGGCTCCGAATAATTATTATTCTGAACAGGATGCGGAAAAAGCGGTCTCGATCGGTGCTTCTATACTGGAAGCCAACCCGGATATTGACCTGATTATCTGCAATGATTCTACGGCTCTTCCAGGCCAGTGTAAGGCAGCCCAGAACAAGGGACTTACAAAAGAAGATGTAACCATTACCGGTTTTGCCTCCCCGATGTCCATTAAGGATTACTGCGATGCGGGTGTGATTGAGCAGTGGGGGCTTTGGGACTGCCAGGTGCAGGGTGCGATTGGCTGCTATCTAGCCGCCTATCTGTCCGCAGGGAATCAGGTGAAAGTAGGAGATAAGATTGATATTCCGGAAATTGGTACGGTGGAAGTAATGCCAAATGACTGTTTGGTAGAAGGGGCAACCACCGCTGAGGTAAACAATGGAGTTGTTCTCCTTCCAGAGCGTACGGTATTTAATAAAGATAACATGAACAACTATGATTTCTAA
- a CDS encoding ABC transporter permease — protein MKSHIWKKWEFVLSLILILEIVVFASKNSKFLMPRVLFGSMNDIISICIISLFVTFVMITGGIDIQAGSIVGLSSIILGVAWQDGGVNIWFASLIAMIAAGLCGALSGYFIAYCGVQPMVVTLGGSFLYSGIALLVSNLSATESYKGISGFPDSFLRLSKVKLFGVIPSQVIIFLILAVLAYFLLHKTRYGRQVFLVGVNPDAAEYSGIHAKFIIMSTYILSGISAAVAGIILTSYLGTAKSDIGSTLTLPIITAVVLGGTLSTGGKGSVPGTALAAVVIGTLRFGLPLCFKVSQQYLDIPAGLLLLAVVTGRAVLNNPALKARFLKRERN, from the coding sequence ATGAAATCTCATATCTGGAAAAAATGGGAATTTGTACTCTCTTTGATATTAATTCTGGAAATTGTTGTTTTTGCATCAAAGAACAGTAAGTTCCTTATGCCGAGAGTGCTGTTTGGCAGTATGAATGACATCATTTCCATTTGTATCATTTCACTGTTTGTTACCTTTGTCATGATCACTGGAGGGATCGATATCCAAGCTGGTTCCATTGTAGGGCTTTCTTCCATTATTTTGGGAGTTGCCTGGCAGGATGGAGGAGTAAACATCTGGTTTGCCTCCCTGATCGCTATGATTGCAGCCGGGTTATGCGGCGCCTTATCCGGCTATTTCATCGCATACTGCGGCGTGCAGCCTATGGTGGTCACTCTTGGAGGGAGTTTTCTGTACTCGGGAATTGCTCTTCTGGTGTCCAATTTGTCTGCAACAGAGAGCTATAAAGGAATCAGCGGTTTCCCGGATAGTTTTTTAAGGCTTTCTAAAGTAAAGCTGTTTGGTGTGATTCCAAGTCAGGTGATCATTTTTCTTATCCTGGCAGTGCTGGCTTATTTTCTTCTACATAAAACCAGATATGGCAGACAGGTATTTCTGGTAGGGGTAAATCCCGATGCAGCGGAATATTCAGGTATTCATGCCAAATTCATTATTATGAGCACTTACATTCTTTCCGGAATCAGTGCGGCGGTGGCAGGAATCATCCTGACCTCTTATCTTGGTACGGCAAAAAGCGATATTGGCTCTACTCTGACCCTTCCCATCATCACTGCAGTTGTTTTAGGCGGTACTTTAAGTACAGGAGGAAAAGGAAGCGTACCTGGAACGGCTCTTGCTGCAGTAGTTATCGGTACTTTGAGATTCGGACTTCCTCTGTGCTTCAAGGTGAGCCAGCAGTATTTGGACATTCCGGCAGGGCTTCTTTTACTGGCGGTGGTAACGGGCAGAGCTGTCCTGAATAATCCGGCACTCAAAGCACGTTTTCTGAAAAGAGAACGGAATTGA
- a CDS encoding ABC transporter permease, whose product MKKIGRIRELNSFLFLAGLIFLVGLVNRSFWQPAAIWNCFNDSVVFTLLSAGIAFVILTGEIDVSIGAVLGLSAAVGAALLRDGYGVVTATAAALAIGILTGLVNGVGVAVLHIPSLIFTLGVNGVVRGLIYVYTKGAWVENLPAEFTRMSNRLLIGNLTVFYALAVLVILVVHLILTKTKKGKYFIAVGDHAAGATLVGIPADKTKIAAYVLCGVFASVAGIIYASRIGFITPTAGNGYEMKAIAACVLGGLSLSGGIGSLAGASIGAVIMSSISRILVFLGFSSDYDNTITGIMLLTIVVINTVSQNRAAEKNRHRILAARTAEKGGEKK is encoded by the coding sequence ATGAAAAAGATTGGAAGAATCCGTGAGTTAAATAGTTTTCTTTTTCTGGCAGGACTGATTTTTTTGGTGGGCTTGGTAAACAGGAGTTTCTGGCAGCCGGCAGCCATATGGAACTGTTTTAATGACAGCGTTGTATTTACCCTTCTGTCGGCAGGAATTGCATTTGTTATCTTAACGGGAGAAATCGATGTTTCCATCGGTGCAGTGCTGGGCTTATCGGCAGCCGTGGGAGCCGCTCTTTTAAGAGATGGGTATGGGGTGGTGACGGCTACGGCAGCCGCTCTTGCCATTGGTATTCTTACCGGACTGGTCAATGGAGTCGGCGTGGCGGTTCTTCACATTCCCTCTCTGATTTTTACTTTGGGTGTTAACGGTGTTGTGCGGGGGCTGATATATGTATACACGAAGGGTGCCTGGGTTGAAAATCTTCCGGCTGAATTTACCAGAATGTCAAACCGCCTCCTGATTGGAAACTTAACTGTCTTTTATGCTCTGGCAGTTCTTGTTATCTTGGTTGTCCATCTTATTTTGACGAAAACGAAAAAGGGAAAGTATTTTATCGCAGTGGGAGATCATGCAGCGGGTGCAACCCTGGTGGGAATACCGGCAGATAAAACGAAGATTGCAGCTTATGTCCTGTGTGGAGTGTTTGCTTCCGTCGCAGGTATCATTTATGCGTCACGCATTGGCTTTATTACGCCTACGGCAGGAAATGGATATGAGATGAAGGCAATTGCTGCCTGCGTTCTGGGAGGCTTAAGCTTAAGCGGCGGGATTGGAAGCCTGGCCGGCGCCTCTATCGGTGCGGTCATCATGTCCTCCATCAGCAGAATTCTTGTTTTTCTTGGATTTTCTTCCGATTATGACAATACGATCACAGGTATCATGCTGCTGACCATTGTTGTAATTAATACTGTGTCACAGAACCGGGCGGCAGAGAAAAACCGTCACCGGATCCTTGCCGCAAGGACTGCAGAAAAAGGAGGAGAGAAGAAATGA
- a CDS encoding sugar ABC transporter ATP-binding protein: MKQSEAARLEQTLFSVSGIVKSFGSNAVLKGIDLSVGEGEVLALIGGNGAGKSTLMKIIMGIYQPDAGNVTVAGDMLSVFKPSVALSKGIYMVPQEPMLFPNMTVEENILIGFSENTAVLRKRLGHIMDEIGWHLDTDRKAMSLSIAEQQLVELLRGLLRQAKLLILDEPTSALTFDEVESLFRIVEDLKKKGIGIIYITHRLAEVFQIATHVAIMRDGVITLKGKTPDFTREMLVKGLLPPNMEGQQKAGGKESSHLDYSALEPVFELKGYSGYGFRDINLKIYPGEILGVAGVVGAGRTELAVTIFGKDKVLGGKAFLDGEDVTGLSTREVLKTGINYVPEDRCLNGLFGISDVGANITSALVPGKSLGRIFLNRKAEQLITRKYVEDFRIKITGQDQIAGSLSGGNQQKIVIGRSLSTNPKLVILDEPTRGIDAAARGDVYAIIHELKKQGVAVMLISSDMEEIVELSDRAVVVFQGRLRGELGKHEISQASLMAASFGVTEGKQVEA; encoded by the coding sequence ATGAAACAATCAGAAGCAGCCCGTTTGGAACAGACACTGTTTTCTGTCAGCGGTATTGTCAAATCATTTGGCTCCAATGCTGTTTTAAAAGGTATCGATTTAAGCGTAGGAGAGGGAGAAGTACTTGCCCTGATTGGCGGAAACGGAGCGGGAAAAAGCACCTTGATGAAAATCATAATGGGTATCTACCAGCCGGATGCCGGAAATGTAACAGTTGCAGGTGACATGCTTTCGGTATTCAAGCCGTCTGTTGCTCTTTCAAAAGGGATTTATATGGTTCCCCAGGAGCCCATGCTGTTTCCTAATATGACTGTTGAAGAGAATATCCTGATCGGTTTTAGTGAAAATACGGCTGTTCTTAGGAAGCGGCTGGGGCACATCATGGATGAGATCGGCTGGCATCTGGATACGGACCGGAAGGCAATGAGCCTTTCTATAGCTGAACAGCAGCTGGTGGAGCTTTTAAGAGGACTCTTAAGGCAGGCGAAGCTTCTGATTTTAGATGAACCTACCAGTGCACTGACCTTTGATGAGGTAGAGAGCCTTTTCCGGATTGTGGAGGATTTAAAGAAGAAGGGCATTGGGATCATCTATATTACTCACCGTCTGGCTGAGGTATTCCAGATCGCTACTCATGTGGCAATTATGAGGGACGGTGTGATTACATTAAAGGGAAAGACCCCGGACTTTACCAGGGAGATGCTGGTTAAGGGTCTGCTTCCTCCCAATATGGAAGGGCAGCAGAAAGCCGGGGGAAAAGAATCCAGTCATCTGGATTACTCTGCACTGGAGCCGGTATTTGAACTGAAAGGCTACTCCGGTTACGGATTCCGGGACATAAACCTTAAGATTTATCCGGGAGAGATTCTTGGGGTCGCAGGAGTTGTGGGAGCCGGGCGTACCGAACTTGCAGTTACGATTTTTGGAAAAGATAAGGTTCTTGGAGGAAAGGCTTTTCTGGATGGAGAAGATGTGACAGGCCTTTCTACCAGGGAGGTTTTAAAAACCGGTATCAATTATGTGCCGGAAGACCGCTGCTTAAATGGCCTGTTTGGTATCAGTGATGTTGGGGCTAATATCACCTCTGCTTTGGTTCCGGGGAAATCCCTTGGACGAATATTTTTAAATAGGAAGGCGGAGCAATTGATCACCCGGAAATATGTGGAGGATTTCCGCATCAAAATTACGGGCCAGGATCAGATTGCGGGAAGCCTTTCCGGAGGCAACCAGCAAAAGATCGTAATCGGCCGGTCTCTGTCTACCAATCCAAAGCTGGTGATTCTGGACGAGCCTACACGTGGTATTGATGCGGCAGCACGGGGAGATGTGTATGCGATTATCCACGAACTGAAAAAGCAGGGAGTAGCGGTTATGCTGATTTCTTCTGATATGGAAGAGATTGTGGAGCTTTCAGACCGGGCAGTTGTGGTCTTTCAGGGACGGCTTAGAGGAGAATTAGGCAAACATGAAATCTCCCAGGCAAGCCTTATGGCGGCATCTTTTGGCGTGACAGAAGGAAAGCAGGTGGAAGCATGA
- a CDS encoding sugar-binding transcriptional regulator encodes MNYEDSLIIKTAWYYYIENMTQQKISEKLGISRMKVIKLLEKARQDGVIQFQISQERSRHLKVEQELIRRWNLKDAFVVPSAPGISSLNDTIAKAAAMYISDRITENTYINIGYGDTLGRVINHLATITEAPLSAVSLTGGVSYYLPNTFSSKFNAKLFLYPAPLVVSTKELCSAMQNEPSVQEISRMVNLASMTVVGIGGIREDATIIKNGIFTKNDFLYLSMQGAVGDILSHFIDQDGNPIHTDIEDRLLSTSLATLRTLPNVIGVAAGDSKLKAIRASLKGGYLNVLITDEQTALNLMEEDPDSPI; translated from the coding sequence ATGAACTATGAAGATTCCCTTATAATTAAAACAGCATGGTATTATTATATAGAAAATATGACCCAGCAAAAAATTTCTGAAAAACTCGGAATATCCCGTATGAAAGTGATTAAGCTTTTGGAGAAAGCCAGGCAGGATGGAGTGATCCAGTTTCAGATTTCCCAGGAACGAAGCCGTCACTTAAAGGTCGAACAGGAGTTAATCCGCAGATGGAATTTAAAGGATGCTTTTGTAGTTCCCTCTGCACCAGGCATTTCCTCTCTCAACGATACCATTGCCAAAGCCGCCGCCATGTACATCAGTGACCGGATTACAGAAAACACATACATCAATATAGGATACGGAGATACTCTTGGACGGGTTATCAATCATCTGGCTACCATAACAGAAGCACCGCTGTCAGCCGTATCTTTAACAGGAGGAGTCAGCTATTATCTTCCAAATACATTTTCTAGCAAATTTAATGCAAAACTATTTCTGTATCCTGCCCCCCTCGTTGTTTCAACCAAGGAGCTTTGCAGTGCAATGCAGAACGAGCCTTCCGTCCAGGAAATTTCCCGCATGGTGAATCTGGCTTCCATGACCGTCGTTGGCATAGGAGGGATCAGAGAAGATGCAACCATAATCAAGAATGGAATTTTCACAAAGAATGACTTTCTCTATTTGTCCATGCAGGGAGCCGTAGGAGATATCCTGAGCCATTTCATCGATCAGGATGGAAACCCCATTCATACCGATATTGAAGACCGGCTGTTAAGCACATCTCTTGCAACCCTGCGAACCCTGCCCAATGTCATTGGAGTTGCCGCAGGTGACAGCAAATTGAAAGCCATTCGTGCTTCTTTAAAGGGAGGCTATTTAAATGTGTTAATCACAGATGAACAAACGGCATTAAACCTGATGGAGGAAGATCCCGACTCACCGATATGA